In Vicia villosa cultivar HV-30 ecotype Madison, WI unplaced genomic scaffold, Vvil1.0 ctg.002064F_1_1, whole genome shotgun sequence, the DNA window TGAAGTAAActcaattcttttcttttttagtgacaaattaaagATAACAtaaaacacatatatatacaggcTCAATTTTTTGTACTATCTATATTCCTTTATTCCTTTAACTAATAAAGCAATTTAAGAATCTAGACAACATAGTAAACAAATTCATACACCAACCTGTAAAAAAACTTTCCCAAATGAAAAGCTGTACAAAAAGTAACAAAAATTTGATCATAGAGTTTCTGAAACTgggattttaatattaaatttccCAGTTAGTATTCTTATGAGACATAACACAACACAATCTTTGTATTAATGGTTCAAAACaaagcaaaacaaaattaaaaaaataaaataaaaattaatattttggacTATGATAGTTCATCTTTTCCAACTTCGACTTCTTGACACTGGATCTGGTAAACCACCAACAATCCATGTTTCTGCAGCAATATCAGATGAAATACCGTAAAAATCAGGATTGTATCTCATCACTACCAAATTCTCTTTCTTGTTTATCTTCTCTTCCGCCATCAATGACTTTAAGCTTTGTCCTTTCTTTACATGTGTTTGTGGtaactctttttctttctctttctctttatgTGAATTGTTTTGCTTTTCATTATTATttccacattcttcttcttcgctttctgtcaaccaactcttCGCCGGAGCAGACCGACATCGCATCAGCAATAATGCGTTTGGAGGAGGCACAGAGATTTGTCCTTCTCCATCTCCATCATGAGTTtcctctttcttctcttcttctttgtgaacTTCATTGTTTTGATCTTCTTGCAACACCATGAACCATTTCGAGAACACGGCTCTCGATGATTCGTTGTCATCATCGTGACTCTCGTCTACACCAACTTGATCATTTTCGTAATACACTTCGTctttatcttcatcttcatcattgtCGTCGTCTTCTTCTTCGTCGTCTTCTGTTACTATATCCGTTCCTGAGAACGATCCAAAGCAACGAAAATCAAAGCGTACTGCTCGTAAACAAGTGAAGAAATGCATGATCTCTTTCTTGAAACCGAGAGATTCAGCCCAATTTAGACGCTTCTTTTGCTTCTTGTTGTTATGAATTTTCTCTATCTCTTCCATCACAGATTGCCAACTCCTTGAACCAGTGTTTTTATGCCTCACTTTGATCTGTCCGGCGCATGTAACTTTCGGAGAAGTTGGCTCCGAATTTTCAGAGCCAGTTGATTTGCTTTTAGTCCATAACATTGGACTACTGCTTTGGCCGCCACCACCGACTCTAAAAATTGATCTCTTACGCTGGTGGTGGCGGTTTCGTTTGTTAGGCTCTAAGGGCCTAACGGGGCTGCAAATGGCCTTCGGCATTAAACGAAGATGAGTTCGAGATGGGAAACATACTAACAGATCTGTAGAGGGTGCTGTTCCTTTGCCTTCTCTTCCCTTATTCATCATGCTTCTTCTtcttacttgtttttggtttttgtgtATTGTGGCACCTTAGATCTTGCGCTTAATGAGTATGAAATATTGAATTGTGTTATGATTTCTTAGGGATTTGTTTAGGTTTTGTAAAGATAAAGGAGGGAAGTAATGCCAGCTTATAATACAGTTATGCTTTAGCCTTTATTGAGTTGTTCTCTTTAACTAGGCTTTTCTTCTATTAATTCTCATTGCACTACTTTTTGGTCCCCTAGTAAGGGTGTGTTTATTTGAGTTATTTTGtagattaatgaaaataataTGATAGGAAATATATATTCTTATAGTCTATTAATTTTTCTTTCTGTTTATAAAGTTTTCATGGGAagaattaattttttatgaaagaaatggtGAAGAAAAGTTTtcatatggtgaaatattcttgTGTAATTATTCATaaacttttcttttaaaataattataaaaagtaaTATAAATGCTATCCGATTTTTTTTTAAGTGCTCATAATAAAACTCTCATCCCTATATTTCAAGAAAATTTATTTCTGAAAAACTAGAACTTTGACGTTCAAGTTAATATATGAATGAGGTTGAACGTTGCAAATATGAATAAAAGTGTATTTATGTGATTTAAATTGACACACATAGAGGATATGATTATAAAtgctttttgatcttttgggtTTTGGTGTTTAGAAGACTATTAGGTGTTGATCAAATATCTTGATGGAAGGGAAGTTGTGCTCCAGTGTGGTATCTTGGGATGTGAGATACTTGTATGTTACATTTTGACACGCTCTTACTAGATTGGACATAAGGATTGGGCAGACCTTTATTGGTCATTGGTCACCCTTGAAGAATTTTCCCTCAAGTCCTTGATATCAGCTTTGAAACGAGGATTGTTGATGCATAAATTAGTGAGTCTGACCCAGAAATCTATACTAATAAGAGAAACTCTCTGTTGAGGACATACATCAAGTAGATAGCTTTTTAGTGAAGTCGATATTTTATTAAGGTGATGGCCACCACGCATGTACGGTAGGAAAGTGATGCGCCTAGACCGCCTCGAGTGAACTTAAGTCTAGCTATTGCATCCATCGAAATCGTTGGATGTGGATTTTGGCCTTCTAGTGAATCACCTCCGTTGAACTTGGTGCTCCTTGTGCATATAAAGTGAGAACtttgaatttatttctctttttgaaTTCTCCCCTGATTCAAGAGTAGAACCAAAGGAAACTCGCATACTTTCTACATTACTATGGATTCTTGATATTCATGTTGATTTTCTTTAATCAGAGAGAACAACTTGTATCTCTATTCAATTTCCTTGAATAACCTGCATTTCATTAAGGTATTTCCTCTTTCTCCTTGGTATTTCCAAGTTTTCATCTATGATTGCCTTTGGAGAAACCTTTATTTAGGTATCCCCCTTTTGTAGACCTTAGCCATGTAGAACTCAACGATGGTGATCCTAGCACTGAGTCGGTGGTGGTTAATCCTAGTGGTAGGAAGCCTTATCTCACCTGTATCGAGATGATACAAGTCGAGGTATAGTCTTTAGTTTCAAGGAAGTCAAGATAATTAACCTTATTATTGCTGAAAATCTAATGGATGGTACCCACGCACAAAAGGTTATTAGAGTTCTAGAATCCATTCCAAGCGTAAAGTTATTGTTGATGAGGTGAGATGTATGGCATACAGTCACActttttgtctttaaaaattaAAGAAGATCTAATAAAGGTGTCACTACCGGCTTTATAGTTTGTCATTGATGATGAATATTATGATTTGGTATATGAAGATATCCTAAGAACCCGAACTTTTTGCTTGTTGTATGAGGGTAAGATGGAACTTGCATATCTGGAAGTGGGACTGACATCTGACTGGAAGGTGGTGCTCACTGTAGAATGCAATCATATTTGTAGCCATTTTGATATATGCAGGTTGTCGTTGTATGAGTGTTTATTTTCTTGGATGTCACTCACTCTCCTTTCAACGACTTTGGAATTGAAATTATTAATCATTTGGAAATATCCCTTTCACATATGCGTCCTATAAGTTTGCGTTTGTGAAAGTCTTCTAGTGTTGGTGTGAGTAtatgaaaaaccttttaaaaggtATAAAAAGTACtagttttgatttaattaaaaaagtgataaaataaataatatttttgggattttaaaatttattctaaAAATATACAATATAAATAAGAACTGTACAAAAAATTAggcaaaaacaaattaatttgataggttaaacaATTAGGTGaagttataaagaaaaataagagaaaatagtggtaaaaaggAAGGTTTGTGGCCAAAGGGTCTTGAACCCAGGCCTTTAGCATCACAAGTTAAAGGATCTACCACTGGACCATACTCCAATGTTGATAACAAAGTGCAATcagtaatatatattttaaaactgCTTTAAAAtgagtaaaaaaataaaacacaaaaggGTCCGGGGCAAGGGTGATTCGAACCCTAGACCCAAGGATCAAAGGTGACAAGAAGTGCATGTTCTACCATTGGGGTGGCTTTACATCTAGTGGTAGAATTGGAAACCAacaattatatttaaaacaattcCCTAAAATCATAATTTctacttcatcttcaacctttagaCAAGCCAATTCCCAGAAATTCGAATTTGTTCATCTCTCAACCAATTGCAAAAACtttaaacatgaaacttgctcaaATTTTAATCACGAATCCAACCATGTTTCATTCATCAATTTATTTAAACTGTGTCTCcctaattttgaagaaaatgctATGAACCCTAATTCTTCAAAATCAGATTAAATTACAGTTGGTGATGATAAATAACAAAGAGTTGAGGGCTTTTGATCTCACATGATGATTAACAACATAAAATCGAGATTGTTACAGATGCAATGTGATGGTTTGAACAGCTTCTATGAGATATACTTAAGGTATTTGAATGCTAAGATTGCACAAAACatggtttgaatttgaaattcaGAAGTTTGTGCAAATGGTGAAAAatagagctttgagtgagggagTGACTTGGAGATTTTTGGTGTCGTTAATTTCAGAGGCAATGGCATCTATTTAGAAGCAAGATTTGTGAGTTATGGGAGAAAAAATTAGATCAAATGGATGTCTCTAACTCAAGTTGAATTTGTTTTCTTCATGGTAAAAAAAGCTTCAAAGTTATGGTTCCAAGATCTTGACATGCATACTTCATGAACATTAGGGTGGCTCTACTGAGTTCTAGGAGGTTGCttgaaagttatggtttcaagATCTTGGCATGCATACTtcatgtactttttggaaagcctaaAACATCCtctataactttcatgtttggagttTTTCTGAATTCACAAGGGATCATTATTGAAAATGTCCTCAAAGTCAAGAACTTTTAAGGACCAAAATTTCCTTGAAAATTTCTCTAAGTGTTTTCATTTGAGACATCAACTTAATGGCTTCATAACTCAAAATCGTTGCATATTTTAGGAATCCATCCTCTAGGAAAAAGTTGTTGTATGAAATTTCCTCTTGAATTTGACCTTTAGAGCATGAAAATAGAGACTTGATGAAGAAGTTATGAGTCTTCAAAGTTGGGTACTTGAAGACGCAAAGTTTCCATAACttagaaaaatcttcaaaaccctaatattgactttgaaattttttatttattttcttaataaaacTTGATTgcatgacttcaataatcataattTCATGATCCTTAACCTTAGAAGTCCATAGTTgatagaaaatttcaaaattcaaatgaatgataccaattgaatcaagctcttctagcaaaatgaatgatatgattggGCTACAATAAGGCAtttgagatccttgaatcatgttttaAGCCATAAGACCATGCTTTAACCAAAAGTCAACTTCCCcaaagaattaggtcaaaaccctaattgatgtaCTAGATGAATTTTAGAGTTGATGATATTGATTGTAAGCACTCTTGAGATTTTATATGGATTAGGGGAATCACTTGAGCATATGCGAAATTTTGATTTCCTCTGGGAGCCACAAAACCTTAATTTCCTGAGCCTTCTTGATCAATCACCTATCTTGTGAAACAAGAAAacacatttttatatatttagggttagaaaatgatgcatgaatgattttATATGGGataaatgatgataatgatgatcacactctttagatttaatgaaaatgaagtgggatcttagggtcaaattTAGGGGTATGACATGTAGAACAACCTCTAGTTTTG includes these proteins:
- the LOC131637670 gene encoding uncharacterized protein LOC131637670; translated protein: MMNKGREGKGTAPSTDLLVCFPSRTHLRLMPKAICSPVRPLEPNKRNRHHQRKRSIFRVGGGGQSSSPMLWTKSKSTGSENSEPTSPKVTCAGQIKVRHKNTGSRSWQSVMEEIEKIHNNKKQKKRLNWAESLGFKKEIMHFFTCLRAVRFDFRCFGSFSGTDIVTEDDEEEDDDNDEDEDKDEVYYENDQVGVDESHDDDNESSRAVFSKWFMVLQEDQNNEVHKEEEKKEETHDGDGEGQISVPPPNALLLMRCRSAPAKSWLTESEEEECGNNNEKQNNSHKEKEKEKELPQTHVKKGQSLKSLMAEEKINKKENLVVMRYNPDFYGISSDIAAETWIVGGLPDPVSRSRSWKR